From a region of the Carbonactinospora thermoautotrophica genome:
- a CDS encoding DUF2267 domain-containing protein: MPASGLDAFDRTVYKTNRWLARCVQEIGDIDRGDALRSLRAYLHALRDRVTPDVAADFAAQLPLLVRGLFYENYTPSHTPAKYGREGFLRRIAEEANLAMDEAARHADAITRVLHAELPDGIFADLARSLPEELRSLLAASSASAPDLTGQHA, from the coding sequence GTGCCCGCGAGCGGTCTGGACGCGTTCGACCGCACCGTGTACAAGACCAACCGGTGGCTTGCCCGGTGCGTGCAGGAGATCGGCGACATCGACCGGGGCGACGCGCTGCGCAGCCTGCGCGCGTACCTGCACGCGCTACGCGACCGGGTTACCCCCGATGTGGCCGCCGACTTCGCCGCCCAGTTGCCGCTGCTGGTGCGCGGGCTGTTCTACGAGAACTACACCCCCTCCCACACCCCGGCCAAGTACGGGCGCGAGGGGTTCTTGCGGCGCATCGCCGAGGAGGCGAACCTCGCCATGGACGAAGCCGCCCGCCACGCCGACGCCATCACCCGGGTGCTGCACGCGGAACTCCCTGACGGGATCTTCGCCGATCTGGCCCGATCCCTGCCCGAGGAGCTCAGGTCGTTGCTCGCTGCCTCGTCCGCCAGCGCCCCTGACCTCACCGGACAACACGCCTAG